Part of the Labrenzia sp. PHM005 genome is shown below.
AGCCACTGCGCGCGGCATCATTGTGATGAACACGCCTTTTGGCAATGCCATCACGACGGCTGAACACGCCATCTCGATGATGATGGCGGTTGCCCGGCAAATCCCGGCAGCAGATGCCTCGACTCAAGCTGGCAAGTGGGAAAAGTCCCGTTTCATGGGCCGGGAAATCACTGGCAAAACCCTCGGCCTGATTGGTTGCGGCAACATTGGTTCCATCGTTGCGGAGCGGGCAATTGGCCTCAAGATGAAGGTTGTTGCCTTCGACCCATTCCTGACCCCGGAACGCGCCGTTTCGCTTGGTGTTGAAAAGGTCGAGCTCGACAATCTTCTTTCCCGGGCCGATGTCATCACGCTGCACACTCCGCTGACGGACAAAACCCGGCACATCATTGATGCAGCAGCGATCGCAAAAATGCGGATCGGGGCTTACCTCATCAACTGCGCCCGTGGAGGCCTGGCGGATGAGCATGCCGTTCGGGATGCTTTGGACAGCGGCAAACTGGCGGGTGCGGCCTTTGACGTGTTTGTTGATGAACCTGCTAAAGACAACGTCCTTTTCGGTGCACCTAACTTCGTCTCAACGCCTCATCTTGGAGCGTCGACTGAGGAAGCTCAGGAAAATGTCGCGCTGCAGGTGGCAGAACAAATGTGCGATTACCTCGTTGATGGGGCCGTCCGCAATGCATTGAACATGCCGTCGATCAGCGCCGAAGAAGCGCCGAAACTTGCGCCTTTTGTGCGCCTGGCTGAGCAGTTGGGGTCCTTTGCCGGGCAATTGACCGAAACGGCAATTGAGGGAATCCGGCTGGAATATGCTGGCGCCGTTGCGGACATGAACGTCAAAGCGCTGACGTCTGCGGCGCTGACAGGCTTGCTGACCCCTTTGCTGCAAACCGTCAATATGGTGTCAGCACCGACATTGGCTAAGGAGCGCGGGATCAAGATCGAAGAAGTCCGGCGCGACAAGCAAGGAGCTTACGAGACCTATATCCGGTTGACTGTTGAGACTGAGCGCCAAAGCCGCTCCGTTGCTGGCACCGTGTTTGCCGATGGCAAACCCCGCATCATCCAGGTGAAGGGCATCAATATGGAAGCCGAACTCGGCGAACATATGCTGTATATCACCAATGAAGATAAGCCTGGTTTCATCGGACAATTGGGAATGGAGCTTGGCAACAGCGACGTCAATATTGCAACCTTCAATCTGGGCCGGATTGGCCCTGGGGAAGGCGCGATCTGTTTGGTCGAAGTTGACGGTGAGGTTTCGGAAGATGTGATGGCCCGTTTGGAAGCGGTGTCTCACGTTAAACAGGTCAAAGCACTGAAATTTTAAGCATCGATAACGCCCGGATTTTGTTTAGTCCGGGCGTGAAGCTACCCATTGACCCTGGACTACGGACTTCATGTCTTGCCGCACCGGCCTTGAGCCGGTGCCAAGCCACCTGCAGTAACTATCTTTTGATCGTTATGTTTTGTGAGGATCCCGGATCGCAGTTTTGCTGCGTCCGGGAAAGCATGAGGATAGTTTGCCTGCAATTCGCCTCAACGCGTTTGTCTCGACGTTTCTTTCACGGCTTTGCTGTTCTTTCCTGACGGGTAAACAGACGGCCATCAAGCACGATCAGGCCTAAGAGCAGAATTGCAAAGCCGGTCAGCTGAATGGGTGAGAGATTTTCGCCCAACAATAGCCAGCCAAAAAACAACGCGCTCGCCGGCACCAGCAATGTGACGAGTGACGCATTGGTGGCGCCTGCTTCCGCAAGCAGGCGGAAGTAAATCAGGTAGGCCATAGCGGTTGCAAAGACACCTAGCGCCAGAACGTTCAGCCAGGCTGTCAAACTGGGATCAGAAAACGACCATCCGCCGGATGCAAAAACAGCGACTGGCAGCATGATTACGGTCGATCCTGACAGCTGACCGGTTGCTGAAACAAGTGGCGGTAGCGACTTGAAGCGTTTGGCAAAGGTTGCGGCAAAGGCATAGGAAACCGCAGCCCCAAGGCAGGCCATCTGTGCCCAAAGCGGGTCAGACACTATGCCGGAGAGTGAGCCGGACAGCATTGTCGCTACACCTGCTACACCAAGCAGAATTCCTGCAATTTTATTGACGCTGAGTGTTTCCTGGCGGAACAGGACACCGGCAACCAAAACGGTGAACACCGGTGTTGTTGCGTTTAAAATGGACGCAAGACCCGCGCCGATTGCAGTTTGTCCGGCAAACAACAACGAGAATGGAATCACGTTGTTCAAGAGACCCATCATCAAAAACGAAAGCGCCATCTTGATTGGAAACTGTTTCAGTGCGCCTTGAGCCCACAACACAGCCCACAGCACCGCGCATGCAGAAGCCACTCTGAAAAACACCAGTGTGAGCGGCGGAATTTCCGCGACCGCAACTTTGGCGAAGATAAAGGACCCACCCCAGACCGCACCGAGGACGATCAAAAGTATCCAGTGACGAAGAGACATTTTCAGAATTCCATTGTCAGTCTGCGCGAATCTCTGCCTAACATGGCCTCAACTTGTCAGACACCCGAAATGCGAGCCGGTTTGCGAAAGACGGGCGCAAGGATCGATAAACAACAATGAAAAATGAACTTGGCGGTGGCTCAATTGCCAACCGCATTTCCCCTCTTCTGGTAGCTGCGGCGTGTTTGCTGGGCGCCAATGGTCTTTCCATGACCATGATCGCGGTTCGCGGCCGGGCTGAAGGCCTGTCAGATGGCGGCATTGGACTGCTCGGGTCGGCCTATTATGCGGGGATGGTCGTTGGTGTTCTCTTGACGCCATGGCTGGTGGCGCGCGCCGGTCATATCCGGGTTTTTGCAGCCTTTGCGTCAATAAGTGCAATTTCCGTTCTCGCGATTGCATTCTTGCCGCCAGGCTGGAGCTGGATGGTTACGCGGCTTGTTAGTGGTGCTGCCTTCTGCGGCACAGCCATGGTTCTGGAAAGCTGGCTCAATTCGATTGCATCCAACAGCACCAGAGGGCGGATATTGTCCGTTTATAGGATTGTAGACTTGGGGGCTGCTATGGGCGGCCAGTTTATCCTGCCCGTATTCGGTGCCTCAGGTTCGGACATTTTGATGGTTCTGGCGGTTCTGTTCTGCTTTGCGCTTGTGCCAATTTCGCTATCGCGAAGCGACAATCCGCAAGCGCCGAGCGGTAAAATCGTCAATCCCTTGCTCTTGTGGCGGGTGTCGCCTGTCGTGATGGTCGGCGTTCTGACAATCGGGCTTACCAATGGCGCATTCCGTATGGTCGGGCCGATTTACGCGGAGACGATTGGGCTTGGGCTCGAGCTGGTTGCGGCTTTTATCGCAATCTGGGTGTTCGCCGGGGCCGTGTTTCAATATCCCGCCGGATGGATCTCGGACCGGATCGACCGCCGGATCATTCTGACAATTTTCACTGCGGCAGCCGGCTTGGCATGTCTGTTCATCTCCAGATCGATGACGGATACTGAACTTTTTATCGGTGTCTTTCTGTTCGGCGGGTTTGCTTTGCCGCTCTACTCCTTGCTTGCAGCCCATGCGAACGACCATGCAGAACCAGGCCAGTTTATTGACGTCGCGGCCGGATTGACCCTGGCTTATGGAATTGGGGCCGTATTCGGCCCTGTCATCGCATCGATGCTTATGGAAGTTTTTGGGCCTGGTGCCTTTTTCGTCTACACCGCCACATTGCATTTAGCGCTGGTGGTTTTCATTATCTTCCGTATGTCGAGCCGGTCGGCTGTTCCGGTCGATCAGCGCAGACGGTTTGTCTGGCTCCTGCGCAATTCGCCAGTGATCTTCCGCTTGGCTGGCGGTGCTAAAAATACGGACCCAACAGGGCTTGCAAGCGGGCGCGTTTCTGAAGAAGAAGCAGCAGATGAAAAAAGAGGCTGAAGCTGGGAATTAAATTGCTGTTGAAGACTCGCGCAGCCCGGCATTCATGGCTATAGTCCGCGCCGTTTGCCCCGGAACCATGTCCGGGGCTTGTTGTGTTGGTGCGGTTGAGCATCACGAACCTGCTTTAGGAGAGCAAAAGCTAGATGGCGAATGTGGTTGTTGTCGGTTCGCAATGGGGTGACGAAGGCAAAGGCAAGATTGTCGACTGGTTGTCGGAACAAGCCGATGTCATTGTAAGGTTCCAGGGCGGACACAATGCCGGGCATACACTCGTCATCGATGGCGTCAGCTACAAGCTCTCCCTGCTTCCGTCCGGTGTTGCGCGCCAGGGCAAGTTGTCGGTGATTGGCAATGGTGTGGTTCTGGACCCGCATGCACTGGCAGAAGAAGTTGAACGGCTTGGAGAACAAGGAGTTGTTGTAACTCCGGAGAGCCTCCGGGTCGCTGAAAACGCTACATTGATCCTATCTCTGCACCGCGAGTTGGACGCGCTGCGCGAAAACTCTAACACCGGTACAAAAATCGGTACGACCAAACGGGGCATCGGCCCGGCGTATGAAGACAAGGTTGGCCGCCGGGCGATCCGTCTGATGGACCTGAAAAATCTGACCACGCTTCCGGCAAAAATTGACCGCCTGCTGTCGCACCACAATGCGCTCCGCCGTGGTCTTGGACAAAATGAAGTCGCTGCCGACGTTATCTTCGAAGAGCTGACGAGTGTTGCCGACAAAGTCCTGCCGTATATGGACAAAGTCTGGTATCTGCTGGACGAACAGCGCCGCCAGGGTAAGCGGATCCTGTTTGAAGGGGCGCAAGGCGCGCTTCTTGATATCGACCACGGCACCTATCCGTTTGTAACCTCCTCCAATACAGTCGCCGGACAAGCTGCGACAGGTTGTGGCCTTGGCCCAGGTTCAGTCGATTATGTTCTTGGAATCACCAAGGCTTACACCACACGCGTTGGCGAAGGTCCTTTCCCGACCGAGCAGGAAAACGAAGTTGGAGAGTTCCTCGGAACCCGTGGTCATGAATTTGGCACGGTGACCGGCCGCCGCCGCCGATGTGGCTGGTTTGACGCTGTTCTGGTGCGCCAGACCGTCTGCACCTCCGGCATCAATGGTATTGCCTTGACCAAACTCGACGTTTTGGATGGTCTTGAAGAAATCAAGATCTGCGTTGGATATGAACTGGATGGCGAGCGGATCGACTATCTGCCTGCTTCTCAAGGTGCGCAGGAACGGGTTAAGCCGATTTACGAAACAATGCCGGGTTGGAAAGAATCCACTGAAGGCGCTCGAACCTGGGGCGAGTTGCCGGCGCAGGCGATCAAATATGTCCGCCACGTTGAAGAATTGATTGGTGCACCGGTCGCGATACTGTCCACCAGCCCGGAGCGGGATGATACAATTCTTGTGCAGAATCCTTTCCAGGATTGAGATATTTGCCGTAAACAGAACAATACTGGGAAGTAGAAATGGGGCGCCGCGATTCGTGGCGCGCCAAACGGAGTTTTGAGTTCCAGTGTTCTGGAACGAAAGTCGTGGTGGAGTATCGATTGCGCGTGCCGCCGGGCAGGGTGTAAAGAAGGCGGATAACTCTTCTAGAACTTGCTATAAGTCACAGAGTGATCGCAAACCTGAGCCAAGAGACGCAAAAGCGCAGTTGGCCAGTAGGCAGGAAGATGGCTGATTATTATTCGATATTAAAGAAAACGATCGCGTCCTTGCCCGAAAGCAACGGGGCCGCCCGCCGGAGTGTTTATAGCCGCGCGCGCAATGCCATCGTCAATCAGCTAAAAGCCTATGAACCGCCCCTGTCGCCTTCGGAAATCACAGCCGAACAGCTCCGCCTGGAAGAAGCGATCCGTAAGGTGGAAGCGGAAGCTGCCCGGGCGAGCTTAGGACTGGAACCACCTCCATCAGCAGCTCCTGCAACTCCGGCTGCGCCTGCTACCCCGTCTTCTGAACCACTGGCTGTTAGTGCATCTGCATCGGTATCTGAACCATCGGTTCCTGTGTCCGCACCAACAGAACCGGCTGTTGTTGCACATGAGCCTGCCGGCATTCAGGCTGAGGCACCGGTCAGTCCTCCGGTTCAGGCGCCGGTGGCCGACGTACCTGCGACTTCAGCCGAAGTGCCCGCCGCGACAGCTGCAGACGCCAGTGTTGCTGAAGCAGCTCCGGTTTCATCTGCTTTTGCTGCACCTGAAGATTTAGAGCCTCCACAGCATCAGTCCGCGGTTGAGGAAACTGCGCCGGAGCCTGAGAGCTCTGCGCTGTTTGAGGATGAAGATGCTGCTCTGGAAACCGCAACCGCCGGTCTTACTGAGCCGGGCATGGATGCTCGGAAAAGCCGCGTAAAACTGTCGGCATCTGAGGCGCTGCAGGGCGGTGAAGGCAAAAGCCGGCTCGTTCCAATTGCCGCAGCTGCGGCTGCCGTAATCCTCATTCTTGGCGGTGCAGCCTATTTTCTGCTGCCTGGCCCTTCAGGCGATACTTCAACCGAAACAGCGGTATCTGAGCCGAAGGAACAGCAAACTGCTGTTGTCACCGACACGACACCTGAGCCGGAAAAACCTGAAGTACCGGCGGTTCAACCAGTCGACGAGACACCTGCTCCGCAAGACGATGCTGATGCCGGTAAAAACACCGACCGTTTGCTGAATGAAAACGAAGATGATTTTGTAGCATCGGACGCGCGCAGCGTAACCACTACGACGATCAACCCGCAACCGGCTGCCCCAGTAACGCCGAGCCAGCCGTCAATCGTCACAAATGTGGAGAGCTCACCTTCTGCAGAACAGCCGGCATCAGAAAGCGGGCCCGTCGCTGGCGTTGGCGATCCAGTGCCGCAGGACAGCCTGGCGGCAGTCACGCCGCCGCAAGTTGCGCAGCAACCATCCGCTGAGGCTGCCGACACGGGCGCGCAGCGGTCAATTCTCTATGAAGAAGGTGCGGACGCCAGCGCAGCTGGCACGGCGGCACAAGGCGCCGTCATTTGGACACTGGGCGAGGAAACAGGTCTGGGTGGCCAAGCACAGTCGGTTCTGAGCGCCTCTGTTGAAATTCCGGAGCGGGACGTGAAAGTCGATATCCGGATTAAGCCGAACGATGATACGTCGCTGCCAGCGAGTCACTTGGTCGAGATCAAATATGAGTTCCCGGAGAACTTTTCCGCCGGCGATATCGTCAATGTGCCAGGCCTAGTCATGAAGCCGACCGAAGAAGCGCGGGGTGATGCGTTGATCGGCGCCTCTGTAAAGGTGTCTCCGGGTTTCTTCTGGATCGCCTTGTCAAGTCTGCCGAATGAGCAGCAGCGGAACTTGGCGCTCCTGCGGGAACGCGGCTGGATTGATATCCCGATGCTTTATGAGAACGGCAAGAGGGGTATCTTGACCCTCGAAAAAGGAACCGCTGGTGCGGACGCCGTAGAAAAAGCCGTCGCTGCCTGGCAAGCTGGCTAATCCAGCCAGACGAGTATCTGTGATGCGAGCGCGAAGAGATGGGCTTGCATTTTGATGAAGAGCGGGGCATTGTCCCGCTTGGTCCGAGGGGTGTTCCGGAAACCGGAACTGAGATGGCTTCTTGCCGAACCCTTAGAACCTGATCCGGGTCATGCCGGCGAAGGGACGGAAACCTTAGCCTCTTCCCGGATCTCCAATGTCATTTTCGGTATGCGCCGAAGACGGGAGATCCATATGTTTGCTTGTGCGCTTAAGCGCAAGTCGTGGGCCATGAATATGGCCTATGAACGCGATTATGAACGATGCCATCAATGCCTCCCTCGTTGCGGAGACGCATTGTGACAGTCGTGCATTTTCTCTTGAAACGGTGTGCCGGGCTGGCTGTCGCAGTTCTTATTTGGGCTGGACTTGTTCATCTGTTTGAAATTCCGCCCTTCATGCTGCCGAGCCCGGAACGGGTATTCTATGTGTTTCAAAACCAAGGTGCATTTCTGCTGCATCATGCAGGCATCACCTTTTCTGAAACTCTGCTTGGCTTTGTGTTTGGTGTTAGTGCCGGGTGCCTGCTGGCAGTCACGATCTGGCTGTTTCCCCTGGCAAAACGCGCAGTTATGCCAACCATCCTGGTCACCCAAGCGCTTCCCGTTTTTGCGATCGCGCCGATCTTGGTGCTTTGGTTGGGATTTGGCCTTGCTTCCAAAATTGTGATGGCCGTGCTCGTTATCTTCTTTGCTGTGACGTCAACCTTCTATGATGGATTGCGGCGCCTGGACCCTGGATTGGCCGACCTTAGCCGCCTTTATCGCATTTCAAGGCTGCGAGAACTCTGGGTTTTCCGGTTGCCTTCGGCCTTGCCATCGCTTGCATCCGGACTGCGTATTGCTGCCGTATTTGCCCCGATAGGCGCAATTGTCGGCGAGTGGGTCGGCGCCAAAGGCGGCCTTGCCTTCATCATGCTTCAGAGCAACGCGCGCATGCAGACTGATGTCATGTTTGCGGCCCTGATCCTGCTCGCTTTGATGGTGCTGACCTTACGGTTCGCCGTGGACCACTTCACACGTTTTCTTGTTCCCTGGCAGGTCGAAGACTGATCTGCTGTTCCTTGGAGGATTGAATGAAAAAAACACTGCTCTCAGTTGTTTTCGCCGCTGGGCTTCTGGCGTCGGCACAAGCCCAAGCCGCTGATAAACTAGTGGTATTGATGGATTGGTTCACCAACCCGGATCATGCTCCAGTCATCACGGCGCAGACCAAGGGCTTCTTTGAAGCCGAAGGTCTGGAAGTTGAACTGATTGAGCCGGCTGATCCTGCAATGCCGCCAAAGCTGGTTGCCGCCGGGCAGGGAGACATCGCGATCTCCTATCAGCCGACCTTGCATGCGCAGATCGAAGAGGGCCTGCCGTTGAAGCGGATCGGGACACTGGTTGAAACCCCGCTGAACTCTTTGATTGTTCTGAAAGACGGTCCGATCAAGGAGCTGAAAGACCTGAAGGGCAAAAAGATCGGCTTTTCTGTGTCCGGTTTTGAAGATGCCATGCTCGGTCAGATGTTGCGCTCTGTTGATCTGACGGTTGAGGACGTTGAACTGATCAACGTCAATTTTGCACTGTCACCCTCTCTGATGTCCGGTCAGGTTGATGCTGTCATCGGTGCATACCGGAACTTTGAGCTCACTCAGATTGAAATCGAGGGCAAGGAAGGCAAGGCATTCTATCCGGAAGAAAACGGTGTGCCGATCTTTGATGAGCTGATCTATGTGGTTCATAAGGACAAGACGGACGATCCGCGGTTTGAAAAATTCATGGCTGCCGTCGAAGCTGCGACCATCTATCTGACAAACCATCCGGACGAAGCCTGGAACGCGTTCATTGAAGCTTATCCGAACCTCAATGATGAACTGAACAAACGGGCCTGGGCCGATACCCTTCCGCGCTTTGCAAAACGCCCGTCTGCTCTGGATGCCGGCCGGTATCAGCGGTTTGCCGAGTTCATGGCGGAAAACAATCTGATTTCCAAGGTGGTTCCAGTCGAAAGCTACGCGGTCGAAATCCGCTAAGGCTGAACAATATCGTGGCAGCGCTTGGAAACTTCCGTGCTGCCACTTTGATGTCAATAAATGAGAAGCTAAGGCCTTCTAATCTTAGACAAATACGCCAGCGATGGCCTGCCGGTGTCCACACGGCCTAGGTGAGCCCAAATCCAATGCGATAACCAATGAACCGGGCGAGGGCGACCGGTGCTCAGGATGTTTTTCTCTGATCACGGGAACGTGAGTTCCGTGACTATTGTTAAAATTGCAATTGGAATCCTGTGAAGTTTTCACGTATTTCGATTGTTGTTATTTCTAGCTTAAAACGCAGAAAAAAATCGCATTCCATTACGTCATCTGTCCCGTAAACTTCTGATTTATATGTTTTAATTCACAATATTTACAGTGGGTGGCTCTCAAAAAAATCATTTTAACAAATGACTGTATCGGGGAAATTTTTTTGCAGATTCTCCATCAATTTGAATCGAATTTCAGAAATGAGTCTTTCACGAAAAAATTCTTCTATCTTTCTAAGTGAATTCCCCTAATATTGAATCATATTCATCTAAAATTGAAGTTTTGGGGGAAGCTATGACTGCTATTTATCGCTTTTTTAATCCCGCGACTGGTTCGCATTACTTTGCGTCAGGCGATACGGAGCGTGCTGTAATCGCTGCGCAGAATCCGACTTGGCTAAATGAAGGCAAAGCCTTTGATGCTGTTACGACCGCGGCTACCGGATTGGTCGGTGTTGAGCGGTGGTTCAACCCATCGTCCGGCAGGTATTTGTTTACGGCAGATGAGTTTGAACAGTCTGTACTCCCCGCAACCGGCTGGGTGAAACAATTAGACGCTGCCTGGTATGTGAGCCGGGGAGAAAGCGCTGATCTTGGATACACCTCTGGCGTATTCAGATTGTTCGTGCCGGCGTTAAACGGTCATGTCTATTCGTCCAATCAGACAGAAATAAACATTCTCACGACCACCCTGAACGCAACAAACGAAGGCCAGGCTTATTTTATCAGCCCGACCGGTGGGGAACCGGTCGTGAA
Proteins encoded:
- a CDS encoding ABC transporter permease, which codes for MLPSPERVFYVFQNQGAFLLHHAGITFSETLLGFVFGVSAGCLLAVTIWLFPLAKRAVMPTILVTQALPVFAIAPILVLWLGFGLASKIVMAVLVIFFAVTSTFYDGLRRLDPGLADLSRLYRISRLRELWVFRLPSALPSLASGLRIAAVFAPIGAIVGEWVGAKGGLAFIMLQSNARMQTDVMFAALILLALMVLTLRFAVDHFTRFLVPWQVED
- the serA gene encoding phosphoglycerate dehydrogenase — translated: MAPKVLISDKLSPAAVQIFKDRGVEVDFLPDVGKDKEKLREIIGQYDGLAIRSATKVTEKIIAAADNLKVVGRAGIGVDNVDIPKATARGIIVMNTPFGNAITTAEHAISMMMAVARQIPAADASTQAGKWEKSRFMGREITGKTLGLIGCGNIGSIVAERAIGLKMKVVAFDPFLTPERAVSLGVEKVELDNLLSRADVITLHTPLTDKTRHIIDAAAIAKMRIGAYLINCARGGLADEHAVRDALDSGKLAGAAFDVFVDEPAKDNVLFGAPNFVSTPHLGASTEEAQENVALQVAEQMCDYLVDGAVRNALNMPSISAEEAPKLAPFVRLAEQLGSFAGQLTETAIEGIRLEYAGAVADMNVKALTSAALTGLLTPLLQTVNMVSAPTLAKERGIKIEEVRRDKQGAYETYIRLTVETERQSRSVAGTVFADGKPRIIQVKGINMEAELGEHMLYITNEDKPGFIGQLGMELGNSDVNIATFNLGRIGPGEGAICLVEVDGEVSEDVMARLEAVSHVKQVKALKF
- a CDS encoding DMT family transporter is translated as MSLRHWILLIVLGAVWGGSFIFAKVAVAEIPPLTLVFFRVASACAVLWAVLWAQGALKQFPIKMALSFLMMGLLNNVIPFSLLFAGQTAIGAGLASILNATTPVFTVLVAGVLFRQETLSVNKIAGILLGVAGVATMLSGSLSGIVSDPLWAQMACLGAAVSYAFAATFAKRFKSLPPLVSATGQLSGSTVIMLPVAVFASGGWSFSDPSLTAWLNVLALGVFATAMAYLIYFRLLAEAGATNASLVTLLVPASALFFGWLLLGENLSPIQLTGFAILLLGLIVLDGRLFTRQERTAKP
- a CDS encoding MFS transporter, translating into MKNELGGGSIANRISPLLVAAACLLGANGLSMTMIAVRGRAEGLSDGGIGLLGSAYYAGMVVGVLLTPWLVARAGHIRVFAAFASISAISVLAIAFLPPGWSWMVTRLVSGAAFCGTAMVLESWLNSIASNSTRGRILSVYRIVDLGAAMGGQFILPVFGASGSDILMVLAVLFCFALVPISLSRSDNPQAPSGKIVNPLLLWRVSPVVMVGVLTIGLTNGAFRMVGPIYAETIGLGLELVAAFIAIWVFAGAVFQYPAGWISDRIDRRIILTIFTAAAGLACLFISRSMTDTELFIGVFLFGGFALPLYSLLAAHANDHAEPGQFIDVAAGLTLAYGIGAVFGPVIASMLMEVFGPGAFFVYTATLHLALVVFIIFRMSSRSAVPVDQRRRFVWLLRNSPVIFRLAGGAKNTDPTGLASGRVSEEEAADEKRG
- a CDS encoding ABC transporter substrate-binding protein; translation: MKKTLLSVVFAAGLLASAQAQAADKLVVLMDWFTNPDHAPVITAQTKGFFEAEGLEVELIEPADPAMPPKLVAAGQGDIAISYQPTLHAQIEEGLPLKRIGTLVETPLNSLIVLKDGPIKELKDLKGKKIGFSVSGFEDAMLGQMLRSVDLTVEDVELINVNFALSPSLMSGQVDAVIGAYRNFELTQIEIEGKEGKAFYPEENGVPIFDELIYVVHKDKTDDPRFEKFMAAVEAATIYLTNHPDEAWNAFIEAYPNLNDELNKRAWADTLPRFAKRPSALDAGRYQRFAEFMAENNLISKVVPVESYAVEIR
- a CDS encoding adenylosuccinate synthase, producing the protein MANVVVVGSQWGDEGKGKIVDWLSEQADVIVRFQGGHNAGHTLVIDGVSYKLSLLPSGVARQGKLSVIGNGVVLDPHALAEEVERLGEQGVVVTPESLRVAENATLILSLHRELDALRENSNTGTKIGTTKRGIGPAYEDKVGRRAIRLMDLKNLTTLPAKIDRLLSHHNALRRGLGQNEVAADVIFEELTSVADKVLPYMDKVWYLLDEQRRQGKRILFEGAQGALLDIDHGTYPFVTSSNTVAGQAATGCGLGPGSVDYVLGITKAYTTRVGEGPFPTEQENEVGEFLGTRGHEFGTVTGRRRRCGWFDAVLVRQTVCTSGINGIALTKLDVLDGLEEIKICVGYELDGERIDYLPASQGAQERVKPIYETMPGWKESTEGARTWGELPAQAIKYVRHVEELIGAPVAILSTSPERDDTILVQNPFQD